The following are from one region of the Rosistilla carotiformis genome:
- a CDS encoding 3-hydroxyacyl-ACP dehydratase FabZ family protein yields MRWFWIDRFTYFKSRERAEAIKNISLTEEPVDEYLPAHPVFPNTLIIEGLAQTGGILVAECFDFQQRIVLAKVGQAKFHKPARPGDTLHYTATIDDLQNDGAMITGTSHCEGELQAEVQMLFAFLDEERFGTGQLFNPANLLTMLRLMRLWEVAQDADGNPLPVSKNLLDDESTPAT; encoded by the coding sequence ATGCGTTGGTTTTGGATCGATCGCTTCACCTATTTCAAGAGCCGTGAGCGCGCCGAAGCGATCAAAAATATCTCGTTGACCGAGGAACCGGTCGACGAATATCTACCGGCGCACCCCGTCTTTCCCAACACGCTGATCATCGAAGGTCTCGCCCAGACCGGCGGGATCTTGGTTGCTGAATGCTTTGATTTTCAGCAGCGGATCGTGCTGGCCAAAGTCGGGCAAGCCAAGTTCCACAAACCGGCTCGCCCCGGCGATACGCTGCACTACACCGCCACGATCGACGATCTGCAAAACGATGGGGCGATGATCACCGGAACCAGTCACTGCGAAGGTGAACTGCAGGCGGAGGTGCAGATGTTGTTTGCCTTCCTGGACGAGGAACGCTTTGGCACCGGCCAGCTGTTCAATCCGGCCAATCTGCTGACGATGTTGCGGCTGATGCGATTGTGGGAAGTCGCTCAGGATGCCGACGGAAATCCGCTGCCCGTCTCCAAGAACCTCCTGGACGACGAATCGACTCCGGCGACCTAA